In Leptospira venezuelensis, the DNA window ATTTTTAGAGACCAATGCTTCTCTATAAGGTTTAGAAGTTCCAGCTTCCTCACATAATAAAAATGCTGTGCCTAGTTGTGCGGCACTTGCACCCAGCGCAAGGACTGCTGCGATTCCTGCACCATCCATAATTCCACCAGCAGCAATCACTGGGATTTTCAGTTTTCGTACCAAGCTTCTTACCAGGGGAAATAATCCTATCCCGGAATCTTCTTCATCTGCGGAGAAGATTCCACGATGTCCACCAGCTTCTATACCTTGCGCCACGAGCCAATCTACACCACTTTCTTCCGCTAATATCGCTTCTTCCAATGTGGTAGCGGTTCCGCAGGTAATAATACGATTCTTTTTACATTCTTTGATGTAAGAAGAAGTTAAAAGTCCGAAAGTAAAACTGAATACCTCAGGTCTTTGACTTAGCATTGTTTCGAATTGCTGATCAAAATCGAGTGCGTAAGGAGGAGTAAGTTTGGGGGAAGGAACTCCTAACTCTTCTCTGTATATTTTTGTAGCCTCGATTGCCAGATCCATTTCTTCTCCGCTGATTTCAGGTGTTTTTACAGGAACGAATAGATTTACTGCGATTGGTTTGGATGTAAGGCTTCTTGTTTTTTGGATGATCTGAGCGATCTGTTCAGGTGTTTCATAGGCAAGCCCCAAAGATCCAAGTGCGCCTGCATTTGAGACTGATGCGATCAATTCAGGAGTGGAAGGACCTCCCGCTAAGGGAGATAGTATCAATGGACCTTTTAGACCCAGAGCTTTAATAATCTGATTTTCGAGAGCCAAGACAATTCTCCCTGCGCCTACCTATTGCAGGCTTTTATTAGACCTTCAATCTTTTATGATATAAGTTCGGATCTAAAGAATCCAGGATACGTTTAGCTTCCCCGGCCACTTCTCCGTAAAGAATAGAAGTTCTGGAGTCGAGCAGAGCACAGCAGAGTTGGATCATTCTACACTTTACTTTAAATTCGGTCCCACCTTTACGTAGTCCCAAAGAATCTCTCAATCTAAATAATTCGGAGCGATATGCTTCTAATTCCTTATCATTCATCTTGCGAATCTCTTTGAATACTCCTCTTTCGAGAAGAAGAACGGGTAACGCTTCTTTCAGTTCAGCTTCTTCTTTAAATTCTTCTCTTAGGATTTGGATAGCGGAGAAGATAGGCTCTGAACGAACAGATTCCAGTCGTATAGCGCTCGGTTCTTTTAAAAAAGCTTCTCTATAAAGTAGGAGCCCTTGCGAATGTTGTCCGCTCAGATACGTACATTCTGCTCTGAAAAACAGTAACTCAGGGGAAAATCTTTCTAGCCCAGAAGAATCTCGTAACACTTCTGAGGCAAGATCCGTATCTTCTGCAAGTAAGAGCCTATATGCAAGTTCTGCGATCAGTCCCGGAGAAAGTGATTGTATACCTTCTTTTCTGAGAGCGATACGGACTTGGTCTGTAGTTTCTTGTAGGATAGAACCCATCGCGGAATGATAAGAGAGTTCTTTTGGAAATGATTTACTTGTATAAATTGAATCGAAGTCTTTTAGGAATTCCAATAGAAGTCCCGTTCTTTCTCTTCCTTCTTTTGTAAGATGGATCCGATCTATTCTGTGATCCCAGAAAGAAGAAATATAAAACCCCGAGGCAAACTCGGGGTTTTCCGGATCTTCTTCCAATAAGGAGTCGAATATGTTTCGAGAGAGTTCAAACTCTCCTTCGGATAAATGTTTTATCGCTTCTTCGTACTTCCTGTCTTGGTCCATCAATGAGCGGCTTTTTTGTCGTGATGTTTACTTACTTGTTTTACGATCTTATCTTCTAAACCGTCTATACAGGAATAAATATCTTTGTCTTCATGTTGTGCGTTAAATTTACTTCCGTCAGCAGCTAAATTCAAATTCGCGCTGATTAATCCATGCACCTGTTCGAATGAAATTTCCATCGAAACTAACTTTTGTATATATTTAGAGACTCGTTCTAATTTTTTTTCGGCATAATCTTCTGCCGTTCCGGAATGATCTAAGTTTTTCCAATTAAAAACGATTTTCATGTAAAGCCTCCGCTATTTCTATTTTTATGGCTTCTCAAAGTTTTATCATAGCACGAATGCGGATCAGAAAAAACTAAAGAAACGTATTTTTGGACGGGAAAGAAAGGGAGTCATCCCAACCCAGGAATTCCTGTAAGATTAGGATGGAAAAAATCAGAGTCAAATCAAAAAAAGCGCCCGCCCCGAAAGGGGCGGACCAGGGAAGTTAGAACTAGAGATGGGATGATTTCCTAGCGTTTCTTAGTCCTTGTTTAGAGTCAGGCTTGGCTGTTTTGCAAAAGCCAGGCTACATGCTTCCTGGTATTTTTTAAGACCTTCTTCCTCTGCGTGAAGAGCGGAATCAAGGTCACCAATCTTTTGGTATACATGGATAACTTCTTTAATGTTCTCTAAGGCTTGGCAGGATTTGCCGAGACGGAATTCGGAGATTGATTTCAGATAAAGAACCAGAGCGTATCCAGAACTTTCTTTATCACCGATTTTTGATCTCACAGCCAGGGACTGATCGTAAAAAGCGATTGCACCTTCGTAGTCCCTTGTTTTTTGTTTTAGGCTACCAAGGGCAGTTAGCTTATTTGCCAGCTGGGTCTCTGTCTCCGGTGTGTAGTTCTTGAGCGAACTTTCGATCACGTTGGTTTCAGGTTCTGCATAAATTGCAGTGGAGATGCTTAAAATTAGGGCAATTTTAATTAATTTGTTCATCTTTTTATCTCCCAGCCGAGGCTTTGTCTAATATAGTGCAAACGCCGTGCCAAGTTCCTGGGATTTTTTCGATTTTTTATTTTTCAAACCTGAAAATTTCCCGGAAACCTGGCATAGAGTATATCTGGCAGATTTAAGGTTGTATATGGGGAGGGGCGTAAGGAGTTCCTTCCACCCTGTTAGGAAGGTATTAAGGCAGGATACGTTTCACACAGAGGTCACAGAGCACGCTGAGGGGAAAGTAGGCGAAATCGACTCCGTGGTCTCAGTGTTCTCCGTGCGAACTAAAAAGGCGGGAAAAAATGGATTCTAAGAAATCGTTTCTGTTAGTTCTAAATCCTCATTTGGATCTGCTGATTTTTTAGCCTGTTCGAATGGGTATTTGAGATTTGTCAGGCTTGCGATCTCGTGCATACAATCGTGAAGGAAATCTTCATGGTCCATATCGGGCTCAAAATGTCTGAGTTTTCCAGCTCGGACTATAAAGCTGGTTCTACGTAAAAACCCTCTAGGTTTATATTCTAATCCCAGGCATAGAACCGCTAAAGGCTCTTCGGGCTTTCCCACTATGAATCTAAATCCACCCGGGCGGCCTTTTCCCATTTTATAAGGAACGGTAGTCTGCTCCGGGAAGATCACGAGCATATTGCCTTCATTCAGTACCTTCTTCGCAAATAGCAGATCGTTTTTACTTTTTCGAGGTTCTTTTCTGTTGAGAGGGATTCCTCCGCATTTTAGAAAATAGTCCATAAAAATAGGGGCAGCGAGAGAATCTTTCATGATCGCCCAGATATCCATTCTTCTATGATATAATGCTTTGGCTAGTCCCAGAGGAATATCATCATTCCTTTGGTGTTTGGAGAGTACCAGAACCTTTCCGGTTTGAGGTACATTTTCTAATCCATAAACTTCTGTTTTATAAAATAAGGATCCGTAGAGTCTTCCGAACCAGCGCAATGCTTTTCTGGCTAATTTGGAACTTCCCGGATGGGGCTTTTGTACAGTGCTTTTTGATGACATTGTTCTATATGAGAAAGAATCGTTGATAAGGTTGCAAGATATGAAGAGGATTTCTTTACATTTTTATTTCACACAGAGCTTGCATTGGCACGCAGAGGCGCGGAGCCGCAGAGTTTGATTTTCTCTGCGGCTTTGCGTCTCTGCGTGGGATTGTTCTGCGACAAGGATCGAAGCGGAAATCCGGCGACGCGCCATAGGGTGGTGCGGCGCTGATTGGAGCGTAGAGCCCGGCCCGAACGAAGTGAGTGGGTCGCCCAATCAAAGAAAATGATAGCATTTGGGCCGATTTTTTCTAAATTCGTAAATGGAAGGTCTGCCGGATGGTCGCGCTTTCTTTTCTGATCGAGCGGGTTATCCCTCATTCGGGAAGTTTGTGAGGAAAGTCCGGACACCATAGAACCGCGGGACCGGGTAATTCCCGGAGTTCGGGATCGTAAGAAACCGGATATGGAAAGTGCAGCAGAAAATATACCGCTAGTTTTCTAGTAAGGGTGAAATGGCGGGGTAAGAGCCCACCGCCGCTTTTGTAAGGAAGCGGGCAGTGTAAACCCTCCCGGGTGCAATCTCGAATAGGCGGCCATCGTTGGTTCTGCAGGGCCGCGGGTAGAGAGCAAAGAGTCTTTTCGGTAACTGAAAGACCAAGATAAATGATCATCGCTCGTAAGAGTACAAAATCCGGCTTACACGCAGATCTTCCACTGACATTATATGAATTTAATAAATATGGAATGGTTCACAAAAGAAGCGCTCCTCGTTTTGTTACTTGGGTCTGCTTTTGCATTTTCTCTTACATATACATTCGAATATTTTATTAAACATACAGATAGACTTCAGCTTCAAAAGAATACAAAACGTTATTTAAGGCTTCCTATCTTTTATAGGTTCGCAGGTTTCTTTTTAATTTTACTCGTTCCAATTGTTCTTTTGGGAGATACT includes these proteins:
- a CDS encoding NAD(P)H-dependent flavin oxidoreductase, translating into MALENQIIKALGLKGPLILSPLAGGPSTPELIASVSNAGALGSLGLAYETPEQIAQIIQKTRSLTSKPIAVNLFVPVKTPEISGEEMDLAIEATKIYREELGVPSPKLTPPYALDFDQQFETMLSQRPEVFSFTFGLLTSSYIKECKKNRIITCGTATTLEEAILAEESGVDWLVAQGIEAGGHRGIFSADEEDSGIGLFPLVRSLVRKLKIPVIAAGGIMDGAGIAAVLALGASAAQLGTAFLLCEEAGTSKPYREALVSKNRKTRTTRVFSGRIARGLENRFMKEMEDQLILPFPAQNAFTRDIRKRSAELGISDFLSLWSGQGIELIREMKAGKLVAVLFEELRTATLSQ
- a CDS encoding tetratricopeptide repeat protein gives rise to the protein MNKLIKIALILSISTAIYAEPETNVIESSLKNYTPETETQLANKLTALGSLKQKTRDYEGAIAFYDQSLAVRSKIGDKESSGYALVLYLKSISEFRLGKSCQALENIKEVIHVYQKIGDLDSALHAEEEGLKKYQEACSLAFAKQPSLTLNKD
- a CDS encoding lysophospholipid acyltransferase family protein, producing the protein MSSKSTVQKPHPGSSKLARKALRWFGRLYGSLFYKTEVYGLENVPQTGKVLVLSKHQRNDDIPLGLAKALYHRRMDIWAIMKDSLAAPIFMDYFLKCGGIPLNRKEPRKSKNDLLFAKKVLNEGNMLVIFPEQTTVPYKMGKGRPGGFRFIVGKPEEPLAVLCLGLEYKPRGFLRRTSFIVRAGKLRHFEPDMDHEDFLHDCMHEIASLTNLKYPFEQAKKSADPNEDLELTETIS
- the hpf gene encoding ribosome hibernation-promoting factor, HPF/YfiA family, producing MKIVFNWKNLDHSGTAEDYAEKKLERVSKYIQKLVSMEISFEQVHGLISANLNLAADGSKFNAQHEDKDIYSCIDGLEDKIVKQVSKHHDKKAAH